In Neorhizobium galegae, the following proteins share a genomic window:
- a CDS encoding dipeptide/oligopeptide/nickel ABC transporter permease/ATP-binding protein: protein MMSARDFPKRMILPSVLLAALIIIPFAAPLITAEDPIKIAVRYRLAAPDMQHWLGRDEFGRDRLARVLYGGQVSLTVAFVATTVACIIGTFFGLIGAYFRGPSEFVTSRLSDIVLCFPPILLALLVVTLFGPGAGTLVAVLSVLYFPTFARITFSEALRVTSLDFVEASRALGTPSRRIVLGTILPNIAGPLSVQYSLTAAAAITIESGLSFLGLGVVPPAPSWGQMIRGARQFMNQDPLGIMIPCAALVLTIYAINFFCDRLRDTLDPKGASGSSMDEVSKPLALADAPAIRDPDVVAVINKLRLETARFGTPAAVIEDVSLTLRANQCTALVGESGSGKSLSSLALMGLLPGAIRQVSGTLQLRRKTGEVVDLGFLDARTLEDIRGNDIAMIFQEPMTSLNPIHKISDQMIEAIQAHRPMSKSDARALAIQLLKRVGMNDAERRIDSYPDQMSGGMRQRVMIGMALTCEPRLLIADEPTTALDVTIQAEIIELLQTLRQDQGNGLSLLFVSHNLGVVADIADRVAVMYSGQIVEEGPADQILRDPHHPYTRALIESMPSSHEGLHSTRGDRLPAISGTPPLTSARPSGCTFRDRCPIAMPACAEIRPALYPSADGERAVRCLRAPEAPAGLMNYQTEAA from the coding sequence ATGATGTCAGCCCGTGACTTTCCCAAGCGCATGATCCTGCCAAGCGTCCTGCTGGCAGCACTGATCATCATCCCCTTTGCCGCCCCGCTGATCACCGCTGAAGACCCGATCAAGATCGCCGTCCGCTACCGGCTGGCGGCGCCAGACATGCAACACTGGCTGGGACGTGACGAATTCGGTCGCGACCGGCTGGCCCGGGTACTTTATGGCGGACAGGTATCGCTGACCGTAGCCTTCGTCGCGACCACCGTCGCCTGCATCATCGGCACGTTTTTCGGGCTGATCGGCGCCTATTTCCGCGGCCCCTCGGAATTCGTAACGAGCCGGCTATCCGACATCGTCCTCTGTTTTCCGCCCATCCTGCTGGCGCTGCTGGTCGTCACCCTGTTCGGACCGGGGGCAGGCACGCTGGTGGCCGTGCTTTCCGTCCTCTATTTCCCGACCTTTGCGCGCATCACCTTTTCCGAAGCGTTGCGCGTCACCTCGCTCGATTTCGTCGAAGCGTCCCGCGCGCTCGGCACGCCGTCGCGCCGCATCGTGCTCGGCACCATCCTGCCGAATATCGCCGGCCCGTTGTCGGTGCAGTATTCGCTGACGGCCGCGGCGGCGATCACCATCGAAAGCGGTCTGTCCTTCCTCGGCCTCGGCGTCGTACCGCCGGCACCCTCCTGGGGACAGATGATCCGCGGTGCGCGGCAGTTCATGAACCAGGACCCGCTCGGCATCATGATCCCGTGCGCCGCCCTGGTGCTGACGATCTACGCGATCAACTTCTTCTGCGACCGCCTGCGCGACACGCTGGACCCGAAGGGCGCTTCCGGCAGCAGCATGGATGAGGTTTCCAAGCCGCTGGCCTTGGCCGACGCACCGGCCATCAGGGACCCGGACGTGGTTGCCGTCATCAACAAGCTGCGGCTCGAGACCGCCCGCTTCGGAACACCTGCCGCCGTTATCGAAGACGTGTCGCTTACCCTGCGCGCCAACCAGTGCACGGCACTTGTCGGCGAAAGCGGATCGGGTAAATCGCTCTCGTCGCTGGCGCTGATGGGCCTCCTGCCCGGTGCGATCCGGCAGGTCTCCGGCACCCTGCAATTGCGGCGCAAGACCGGGGAAGTCGTCGATCTCGGCTTTCTGGATGCGCGTACGCTCGAAGATATCCGCGGCAACGACATCGCCATGATCTTCCAGGAACCGATGACCTCGCTCAATCCGATCCACAAGATCAGCGACCAGATGATCGAGGCCATTCAGGCGCATCGGCCGATGTCGAAATCCGACGCCCGCGCCCTTGCCATCCAGCTGTTGAAACGCGTCGGCATGAATGACGCCGAGCGGCGGATCGACAGCTATCCGGACCAGATGTCGGGCGGCATGCGCCAGCGCGTCATGATTGGCATGGCGCTCACCTGCGAACCGCGCCTGCTGATCGCCGACGAACCGACCACCGCGCTCGACGTGACGATCCAGGCCGAGATCATAGAACTGCTGCAAACCCTGCGCCAGGACCAGGGAAACGGCCTCAGCCTGCTGTTCGTCAGCCACAATCTCGGCGTCGTCGCCGATATCGCCGACCGCGTGGCAGTGATGTATTCGGGCCAGATCGTCGAGGAAGGTCCCGCCGACCAGATCCTGCGCGATCCGCATCATCCCTATACACGCGCGCTCATCGAAAGCATGCCGTCCTCGCATGAAGGGCTGCACTCCACCCGCGGTGACCGGCTTCCGGCAATTTCCGGCACGCCGCCGCTGACGTCGGCCCGCCCTTCCGGCTGCACCTTCCGTGACCGCTGTCCGATCGCGATGCCCGCCTGCGCCGAAATCCGGCCGGCACTCTATCCAAGCGCCGATGGGGAGCGCGCCGTGCGCTGTCTGCGGGCGCCGGAAGCCCCGGCCGGCCTGATGAACTATCAGACGGAGGCCGCATGA
- a CDS encoding ABC transporter permease — translation MLAFISRRMAAAAAMLLVIGTIIFSLLIIVPGDPAELLLSTGGGSASAEAIANLRANMGLDQPILTQYVTFLYNTARLDFGTSIVDNGSISSVIALRLPRTLEIIVAGTIFALLLAIPAGTAAGLRAGGKFDIATSAINALLTSVPGFVLGTLFIYFFAQILGWLPAGGYVAFATNPAQHLQMLILPSLTVGLHLATMVFRMTRASVLEMRGHDWVRTAVAKGLRRKRVVRRHILYNALGPIITVVGLQLGILLGSTVLVEFIYNWPGLSGLLVSAVEQRDYPTVRAVILTVAAIFIGINLVIDILSSLLDPRIRLQ, via the coding sequence ATGCTGGCCTTCATCTCTCGTCGCATGGCAGCTGCTGCTGCCATGCTGCTGGTTATCGGCACGATCATCTTCTCGCTTCTCATCATTGTACCGGGCGACCCGGCCGAACTCCTGCTGTCGACGGGCGGCGGCTCCGCTTCCGCAGAAGCCATTGCCAATCTGCGGGCCAATATGGGGCTCGACCAGCCCATCCTTACTCAATACGTAACCTTCCTCTACAACACGGCACGGCTGGATTTCGGCACATCGATCGTCGACAACGGCTCGATCTCGTCCGTCATCGCCCTGCGCCTGCCGCGCACGCTGGAAATCATCGTCGCCGGGACGATTTTTGCGCTGCTGCTGGCAATTCCGGCAGGCACGGCGGCAGGATTGCGGGCCGGCGGCAAGTTCGACATTGCTACGTCTGCCATCAACGCGCTCTTGACCTCCGTGCCGGGTTTCGTGCTCGGCACCCTGTTCATCTACTTCTTCGCGCAGATCCTGGGCTGGCTGCCGGCCGGCGGTTATGTCGCCTTCGCGACCAATCCCGCTCAACATCTGCAGATGCTGATCCTGCCCTCGCTGACCGTCGGCCTGCACTTGGCCACGATGGTGTTTCGCATGACGCGTGCCAGCGTCCTGGAAATGCGCGGCCACGACTGGGTGCGCACTGCCGTCGCCAAGGGCCTTCGCCGCAAGCGCGTGGTCCGCCGGCACATCCTCTATAACGCGCTCGGCCCGATCATCACCGTGGTTGGCCTGCAGCTCGGCATCCTTCTCGGCTCCACCGTTCTCGTCGAGTTCATCTACAACTGGCCGGGCCTCAGTGGCCTGCTGGTCTCGGCGGTCGAACAGCGCGATTACCCGACGGTTCGCGCCGTCATCCTGACCGTCGCCGCCATCTTCATCGGCATCAATCTGGTGATCGATATCCTGTCCTCGCTGCTAGATCCGAGGATTCGCCTGCAATGA
- a CDS encoding ABC transporter substrate-binding protein, which yields MTPSDCLNPTRRSVLISLGTGVVALTLPQVTFAQAPASVLKFGLSTFPPTIKPFDNTGGAANTVKLMLYRGLMGYDATGKLVTELAESVEWSDPTTAVFKLRQNAVFHDGSPVTAADVAYSLNEITKDGSTAYLKSDLKIIAAVEAVDDKTVRIKLKAPSAVFLDLMASYCCPVISKKSTDSEIIGAGPFTLKGSEKNVYIEVARFKDFYLADQPKVGGIRFVAYADENLRYAALEAGDVDLIEYLPWTQFDTVEASKALKMKTTLGPFMFLLFNVTSGPFANPKVRQAVGYAIERQDIVDAAFAGRGEPLYGFPNPRGSKFDLADPAHEWKYDVEKAKALLAEAGYANGFECRLLATATYGMHQDTASVVQAYLGAIGINATLHLPDWGTRVTAGKEGKYDIAVHGTSGNYNDPDALWSLLYSGNPSYLQSFGFKSARIDGLLEQGRNAVDPDKRKAIYQQLVVAYYEEVPQVPLNWRIQAYAMKQSVEGFEQLPGFLSGSSGYALDETKFA from the coding sequence GTGACACCTTCCGATTGCCTGAACCCCACCAGACGCAGCGTATTGATCAGCCTCGGCACAGGTGTTGTCGCGCTCACCTTGCCGCAGGTCACCTTCGCCCAGGCGCCCGCCTCGGTGCTGAAATTCGGCCTGTCCACCTTCCCGCCGACGATCAAACCTTTCGACAATACCGGCGGTGCCGCCAATACCGTCAAGCTGATGCTGTATCGCGGCCTGATGGGTTACGACGCGACCGGCAAGCTGGTCACGGAACTCGCCGAAAGCGTCGAGTGGAGCGACCCGACGACCGCCGTCTTCAAACTGCGTCAGAACGCCGTCTTCCATGACGGCAGCCCGGTCACCGCCGCCGACGTCGCCTACTCGCTCAACGAAATCACTAAGGATGGCTCCACGGCCTACCTGAAGAGCGACCTGAAGATCATCGCCGCCGTCGAGGCCGTCGATGACAAGACGGTGCGTATCAAGCTGAAAGCGCCGAGCGCGGTTTTCCTCGACCTGATGGCCAGCTATTGCTGCCCGGTCATTTCGAAGAAGAGCACCGACAGCGAGATCATCGGCGCCGGTCCGTTCACGCTGAAGGGCAGCGAAAAGAACGTCTATATCGAGGTTGCCCGCTTCAAGGACTTCTATCTGGCGGATCAGCCGAAGGTCGGCGGCATCCGCTTCGTCGCCTATGCCGACGAAAACCTGCGTTATGCGGCGCTCGAAGCAGGCGATGTCGACCTCATCGAATATCTTCCCTGGACCCAGTTCGACACGGTCGAAGCTTCCAAGGCGCTGAAGATGAAGACCACGCTGGGACCGTTCATGTTCCTGCTGTTCAACGTCACCAGCGGCCCGTTCGCCAATCCAAAGGTACGCCAGGCAGTCGGTTACGCGATCGAACGGCAGGACATCGTCGATGCCGCCTTTGCCGGCCGTGGCGAGCCGCTTTACGGTTTCCCCAACCCGCGAGGTTCCAAATTCGATCTGGCCGATCCGGCCCATGAATGGAAATACGACGTCGAGAAAGCCAAGGCACTGCTCGCCGAGGCCGGTTATGCCAACGGCTTCGAATGCCGCCTGCTGGCCACCGCAACCTACGGCATGCATCAGGACACTGCCTCCGTTGTTCAGGCCTATCTTGGCGCCATCGGTATCAATGCGACGCTCCATCTTCCTGACTGGGGCACACGCGTCACGGCGGGCAAGGAAGGCAAATACGACATCGCCGTCCACGGCACATCGGGCAACTACAATGATCCGGATGCGCTCTGGTCGCTGCTCTATTCCGGCAATCCGTCCTACCTACAGTCCTTCGGTTTCAAGAGCGCCCGCATCGACGGCCTGCTCGAACAGGGCCGCAACGCGGTCGATCCGGACAAGCGCAAGGCGATCTACCAGCAACTGGTCGTCGCCTATTACGAGGAAGTGCCGCAGGTTCCGCTCAACTGGCGCATCCAGGCCTATGCGATGAAGCAGTCGGTCGAAGGGTTCGAACAGTTGCCCGGTTTCCTCAGCGGTTCATCAGGCTACGCGCTCGACGAGACCAAATTCGCATAA
- the guaA gene encoding glutamine-hydrolyzing GMP synthase, whose product MTQIAHPDSILIIDFGSQVTQLIARRVREAGVYCEIHPFQHASAAFEKLQPKGVIFSGGPASVTTEGSPRAPQAVFDSGVPILGICYGQQTLATQLGGVVEGGHAAEFGRADVEIKAKSPLFEGFWEVGGRYPVWMSHGDRVTQLPEGFEVIATSENAPFAIAADESRHYYTTMFHPEVVHTPDGAKLLSNFVHKIVGLKSDWTMAAYRAEMIRKIREQVGKERVICGLSGGVDSSVAAVLIHEAVGDQLTCIYVDHGLMRMGETEQVVGMFRDHYNIPLVHVDASELFLTQLEGATDPEVKRKTIGRLFIEVFEAEAAKIAADGKGSPAFLAQGTLYPDVIESVSFSGGPSVTIKSHHNVGGLPERMNMKLVEPLRELFKDEVRALGRELGLPESFIGRHPFPGPGLAIRCPGGVTREKLDILRKADAIYLDEIRKAGLYDTIWQAFAVLLPVQTVGVMGDYRTYDFVCALRAVTSVDGMTADFYPYDMNFLGRTATRIINEVRGINRVVYDVTSKPPGTIEWE is encoded by the coding sequence ATGACCCAGATAGCTCATCCCGACAGCATTCTCATCATCGATTTCGGCAGCCAGGTGACGCAGCTCATCGCGCGTCGCGTCCGTGAAGCCGGCGTCTACTGCGAAATCCATCCCTTTCAGCACGCAAGTGCCGCGTTCGAGAAACTCCAGCCCAAGGGCGTGATCTTCTCCGGCGGCCCGGCATCGGTCACCACCGAAGGCAGCCCCCGCGCACCGCAGGCGGTGTTCGACAGCGGCGTTCCGATCCTCGGCATCTGTTACGGCCAGCAGACGCTCGCGACCCAGCTCGGCGGTGTCGTCGAAGGCGGGCACGCAGCGGAATTCGGCCGCGCCGACGTGGAGATCAAGGCCAAGAGCCCGCTGTTCGAAGGGTTTTGGGAGGTCGGGGGCCGGTATCCGGTCTGGATGAGCCATGGCGACCGCGTCACCCAGCTTCCGGAAGGCTTCGAGGTCATCGCGACCTCCGAGAACGCGCCCTTCGCGATCGCGGCTGACGAGAGCCGACACTACTACACCACCATGTTCCACCCGGAAGTGGTGCACACGCCCGATGGCGCCAAGCTGCTCTCCAATTTCGTGCACAAGATCGTCGGCCTGAAGTCCGACTGGACGATGGCTGCCTATCGCGCCGAGATGATCCGCAAGATCCGCGAACAGGTCGGCAAGGAGCGGGTGATCTGCGGCCTCTCCGGCGGCGTCGATTCCTCCGTCGCGGCCGTGCTGATCCATGAGGCGGTCGGCGACCAGCTGACCTGCATCTATGTCGATCACGGCCTGATGCGGATGGGCGAGACCGAGCAGGTCGTCGGCATGTTCCGCGACCACTACAACATTCCGCTCGTCCATGTGGACGCTTCCGAGCTGTTCCTGACCCAGCTTGAGGGCGCAACCGACCCGGAAGTGAAACGCAAGACGATCGGCCGGCTGTTCATCGAGGTCTTCGAGGCGGAAGCCGCAAAGATCGCCGCCGACGGCAAGGGCTCTCCAGCCTTCCTCGCCCAGGGCACGCTCTATCCGGACGTGATCGAAAGCGTCTCCTTCTCCGGCGGACCTTCGGTTACCATCAAGAGCCACCACAATGTCGGCGGCCTTCCCGAGCGCATGAACATGAAGCTGGTCGAGCCGCTGCGCGAGCTCTTCAAGGACGAAGTTCGCGCACTCGGCCGCGAGCTCGGCCTGCCGGAAAGCTTCATCGGCCGCCATCCCTTCCCGGGTCCGGGCCTCGCGATCCGCTGCCCCGGCGGCGTCACCCGCGAAAAGCTCGACATCCTGCGCAAGGCGGATGCGATCTATCTCGACGAAATCCGCAAGGCCGGTCTCTACGATACGATCTGGCAGGCATTCGCCGTGCTTCTGCCGGTACAGACGGTTGGCGTCATGGGCGACTACCGCACCTACGACTTCGTCTGCGCGCTACGCGCCGTCACGTCGGTCGACGGCATGACCGCGGATTTCTATCCCTACGACATGAACTTCCTCGGCCGCACCGCCACCCGCATCATCAACGAAGTCCGCGGCATCAACCGCGTCGTTTATGACGTGACCAGCAAGCCCCCCGGCACGATCGAATGGGAGTGA
- a CDS encoding 5'-methylthioadenosine/S-adenosylhomocysteine nucleosidase (Enables the cleavage of the glycosidic bond in both 5'-methylthioadenosine and S-adenosylhomocysteine): protein MTSSLPLGEPSLAGGKSILFVMAVDAEYGPALKSRIKPLMTGVGPVEAAVVLSHALTRLEATDDLPDLVVSLGSAGSRNLEQTEIYQASSVAYRDMDASPLGFEKGRTPFLDHPAIMPLPLRIPGVREASLSTGGNIVSGAAYDLVGADMVDMETFAVLRCCQLFEIPLIGLRGISDGKEELKHVGDWTEYLHVIDKKLADAVDSLFEGLEDGAIAL from the coding sequence ATGACGTCTTCACTTCCGCTCGGCGAACCTAGCCTCGCCGGCGGCAAATCCATTCTCTTCGTGATGGCCGTCGATGCCGAATACGGCCCGGCGCTCAAATCCCGCATCAAGCCGCTGATGACCGGCGTGGGGCCGGTGGAGGCCGCTGTCGTGCTTTCCCATGCGCTGACCCGGCTCGAAGCAACGGACGATCTGCCCGATCTCGTCGTCTCGCTCGGTTCCGCCGGTTCCCGCAATCTCGAGCAGACGGAAATCTATCAGGCCTCGTCGGTCGCCTATCGCGACATGGACGCCTCGCCGCTCGGGTTCGAGAAGGGCCGCACGCCCTTCCTCGACCATCCGGCGATCATGCCCCTCCCCTTGCGCATCCCCGGCGTCAGGGAAGCTTCGCTATCGACCGGCGGCAACATCGTCTCCGGTGCCGCCTATGATCTCGTCGGGGCCGACATGGTCGACATGGAGACATTCGCGGTGCTGCGCTGCTGCCAGCTTTTCGAGATTCCGCTGATTGGCCTGCGAGGCATTTCCGACGGCAAGGAAGAGCTGAAGCATGTCGGCGACTGGACCGAATACCTGCATGTGATCGACAAAAAGCTGGCGGATGCGGTCGACAGCCTGTTCGAGGGATTGGAGGATGGCGCCATCGCGCTCTGA
- a CDS encoding PaaI family thioesterase: protein MNGKDTGDFRERVRQSFARQGAMGMLGAELTRIEQAIVEIELPFDIKLTQQHGFLHAGVISAALDAACGYAAYTVIEPEASILTIEFKVNLMSPGRGDRFLFRGEITKPGSTIIVADGRAYAIGDGPAKLIASMTGTMMVIRGREDITG, encoded by the coding sequence ATGAACGGGAAAGATACGGGCGACTTCCGCGAGCGGGTACGCCAGAGCTTCGCCCGGCAGGGCGCGATGGGGATGCTCGGCGCAGAGCTGACACGCATCGAACAGGCGATAGTCGAGATCGAGCTGCCTTTCGACATCAAGCTCACCCAGCAGCACGGTTTCCTGCATGCCGGCGTGATTTCCGCGGCGCTTGATGCCGCCTGCGGTTATGCCGCCTATACCGTCATTGAACCGGAAGCCTCTATCCTCACCATCGAATTCAAGGTGAACCTGATGTCGCCCGGCCGCGGCGATCGCTTCCTGTTCCGCGGCGAAATCACCAAGCCGGGCTCGACGATAATAGTCGCGGACGGCCGCGCCTATGCGATCGGCGACGGCCCCGCCAAACTCATTGCTTCCATGACCGGCACCATGATGGTGATCCGCGGCCGAGAGGACATAACCGGATGA
- a CDS encoding TspO/MBR family protein has translation MNRTLATILFIVACVALGALSGASNVPGEWYQSLNKPFFNPPGWIFAPVWTVLYVLIGVVLSETWYDENNGRRLVLFAIQAALNLLWSPAFFAMQSPVLGLVVIVPLLVSILLFIAASWQENRRAAWLFVPYALWVAFATLLNLSIVLMN, from the coding sequence ATGAACAGAACCCTTGCCACCATCCTCTTCATCGTCGCCTGCGTCGCACTCGGCGCCTTGAGCGGCGCAAGCAATGTCCCTGGCGAATGGTATCAATCGCTCAACAAACCCTTCTTCAATCCGCCGGGCTGGATCTTTGCGCCGGTCTGGACGGTCCTCTACGTCCTGATCGGCGTCGTACTTTCCGAGACCTGGTATGACGAGAACAACGGCCGCCGCCTCGTTCTCTTTGCCATACAGGCCGCGCTCAACCTTCTTTGGTCGCCGGCTTTCTTCGCCATGCAGAGCCCGGTTCTCGGCCTCGTCGTCATCGTGCCGCTGCTGGTCTCGATCCTGTTGTTCATCGCCGCCAGCTGGCAGGAAAATCGCAGGGCTGCGTGGCTTTTCGTGCCCTATGCACTCTGGGTCGCGTTCGCGACGCTCCTCAACCTGTCGATCGTCCTCATGAATTAA
- a CDS encoding DUF1513 domain-containing protein: MWRGEAIDRRGFLKAAGITFTAALSPRSLMALERSDAVYASGFRAPDGSFGVATVSERGEIIDRVALPARAHGMAYSAATGRTVAFARRPGTFAMVFDPSRQAEPVMVTSPEGRHFYGHGHFSPDGTRLYASENDFDGNRGMIGVYDARDRFRRIGEFDAHGIGTHDMTVSDDGKLLVIANGGIETNPDFGRTKLNVDRMEPSLVLLDAKTGALIQRHRLPASLKQLSTRHLDLAENDRIWFACQWEGARNALPPLAGWFSRGEDLSFVSLPEETTLRLGNYVGAIAVNRRDGVVGLTSPVGGAAVTLDAKTGAVVKEEAIRDAAGVAPAAHGIAVSSYDGKFNETRSQVAWDQHIARLG, translated from the coding sequence ATGTGGCGCGGCGAGGCCATCGACCGGCGAGGCTTCCTGAAGGCGGCGGGGATTACCTTCACCGCCGCCCTTTCGCCGCGCTCGCTGATGGCGCTCGAACGCTCTGATGCGGTCTATGCCTCGGGTTTTCGTGCGCCGGACGGTTCTTTCGGCGTCGCCACCGTTTCGGAACGCGGCGAGATTATCGACCGTGTTGCCCTGCCCGCCCGCGCCCATGGCATGGCTTATAGCGCTGCTACCGGCCGCACCGTCGCATTCGCCCGCCGCCCCGGCACGTTTGCCATGGTGTTCGACCCGTCGCGGCAGGCCGAACCGGTGATGGTCACCTCTCCGGAAGGCCGGCATTTCTACGGGCATGGCCATTTCTCGCCGGATGGGACCAGGCTCTATGCCAGCGAGAACGATTTCGACGGCAATCGCGGCATGATCGGCGTCTACGATGCGCGAGACAGGTTCCGCCGCATCGGTGAATTCGACGCCCATGGCATCGGCACCCACGACATGACCGTTTCCGACGACGGCAAGCTGCTGGTCATCGCCAATGGCGGCATCGAGACCAACCCTGATTTCGGTCGCACCAAGCTCAATGTCGACCGCATGGAACCATCGCTGGTTCTGCTCGACGCGAAGACCGGCGCCCTCATCCAGCGGCACCGCCTACCCGCCTCGTTGAAACAGCTCTCCACGCGCCATCTCGACCTCGCGGAAAACGACCGCATCTGGTTCGCCTGCCAATGGGAAGGCGCACGCAATGCCCTACCGCCGCTCGCCGGCTGGTTTTCCAGGGGCGAGGACCTGTCCTTCGTCTCGTTGCCGGAGGAGACGACCCTCCGCCTCGGCAACTATGTCGGCGCCATCGCCGTCAACCGCCGTGACGGCGTCGTCGGCCTCACCTCGCCCGTCGGCGGCGCTGCGGTCACGCTCGACGCGAAAACTGGCGCGGTGGTGAAGGAAGAGGCCATCCGCGATGCCGCCGGCGTCGCGCCGGCCGCGCATGGTATCGCCGTTTCGTCCTACGATGGGAAGTTCAACGAGACACGCAGCCAAGTTGCCTGGGACCAGCATATCGCTCGGCTCGGCTGA
- a CDS encoding imelysin family protein, producing MRKILFAGLVSLLPTAAVAQEGEPAPSVDLPMADVTKVMTAAVDGFIRPGYDAFHESAGKMTTAMKALCEAPSKTNYDAAKGAFRDAAVSWAHIEVVRVGPVIEKNRFERILFYPDRKSTGLKQVQSVLSKVDETATDPATLGTKSVAMQGFGALEYVLAGTGSDELLKAKNSYRCRYGAAVAGNITNVARELSDIWDAPDGIQKAWEQPGPDNPDFRTGGEAITALLGILVHGAEAVRDQRIETFYKGADKAKFPKQALFWRSKNTWPAIKGNLEGLSTLLEKSGMVELLKEKDRPIVAATQAQLKSMIELSAKITPDLEKAVENAAERKKLDTLLADGKDVIAKLNDGYGGAIGLSSGFSFADGD from the coding sequence ATGCGCAAGATCCTCTTTGCCGGACTGGTCTCGCTCCTCCCCACCGCTGCTGTCGCGCAGGAAGGTGAACCCGCGCCCTCGGTGGATCTGCCGATGGCTGACGTCACCAAGGTGATGACGGCTGCGGTCGACGGGTTCATCCGGCCAGGGTACGACGCATTCCACGAATCCGCGGGCAAGATGACGACCGCGATGAAGGCGCTCTGTGAAGCGCCCTCCAAGACGAACTACGATGCCGCGAAAGGCGCCTTCCGCGATGCGGCGGTGAGCTGGGCGCATATCGAAGTGGTTCGCGTCGGTCCCGTCATCGAGAAGAACCGCTTCGAACGCATCCTCTTTTACCCGGATCGGAAGAGTACGGGACTGAAGCAGGTTCAGTCGGTCCTGTCCAAGGTCGATGAAACTGCCACAGACCCCGCCACGCTCGGCACCAAGAGCGTCGCCATGCAAGGTTTTGGCGCATTGGAATATGTTCTTGCCGGCACCGGTTCCGACGAACTTCTCAAGGCGAAGAACAGTTACCGCTGCCGCTATGGCGCGGCCGTCGCTGGCAATATCACCAATGTCGCCAGGGAACTTTCCGATATCTGGGATGCGCCCGACGGCATCCAGAAGGCCTGGGAGCAGCCGGGGCCGGACAATCCGGATTTCCGCACCGGCGGCGAGGCGATCACGGCGCTGCTCGGCATTCTCGTGCATGGCGCGGAAGCGGTGCGCGACCAGCGGATCGAAACTTTTTACAAGGGCGCCGACAAGGCGAAATTCCCCAAGCAGGCGCTGTTCTGGCGCTCGAAGAACACCTGGCCGGCTATCAAGGGCAATCTCGAAGGCCTTTCGACCCTGCTCGAAAAATCCGGCATGGTGGAACTGCTGAAGGAGAAGGACAGACCGATCGTTGCCGCCACGCAGGCGCAGCTGAAGTCGATGATCGAACTTTCTGCCAAGATCACGCCGGATCTCGAAAAGGCGGTCGAGAATGCTGCCGAGCGCAAGAAGCTCGATACGCTGCTGGCGGACGGCAAGGACGTCATCGCCAAGCTGAACGACGGTTATGGCGGTGCGATCGGCCTCAGCTCTGGCTTCTCGTTTGCCGACGGCGACTAA